In Astatotilapia calliptera chromosome 16, fAstCal1.2, whole genome shotgun sequence, one genomic interval encodes:
- the LOC113007677 gene encoding signal transducer and activator of transcription 1-alpha/beta-like, whose product MAQWQALLKLDSALQSRVCQLYERRFPKEIRHYLSTWIENQDWDSAAVDEHRARTCFQALLVFLEEQWYHSVQENNILQGPDFSRMKDYLLGHFQGEPLKLALILSECLKEEKQILASVSQPQSCNNSSMQQSWRELDDKVNELKRQTLETKKEIKTLEGLNEKLDYILMAWQNKVEEHTDMAQSQHIVDQECQKHAVFITQRKEIVLHQLVNILKQTEKVVATLTDVELPEWKRRQQLACIGSQDDTSLDHLDKWFSTVAEVLLGVCEQLKKLQDQNSKYSSTDPAFCLPTSIPEMEKFGLSLLIKLVTNALVVEKQPVMQKFPQRPLILKTGVQFSITVRFLANIPEFKCRFRVKPVFDKDVAEAKTVKGFRLFDFNRDDCKVLDEDTDGGLMAEFGHMSLKERKSRSKSSSANHLVVTEELHIIKFVTEFQYAGQTCNIEASSLPVVVISSTNQVPNAWASIMWWNMVSTSEPWDLSLFLNPPPLTWKQLSQVLSWQFLTVGKRGLDEIQLFMLRDKIMVGAAADDDDPDGTVFWSSFSKNENAWIWIDGILDLIKKHLVDLWRDGSIMGFVSRERTRLLLQEKQAGTFLIRFSESSRDGAVTFSWVDHSNDEPHVHAVQPYTKKELSVLPLPDIIYRYSLASQRSRNPLVYLYPDIPKDTAFGRYKSPETSEPSGDGYHRRIPSFISNDPTPPPSPPNEIHMMEMDNDLERSASLSELFSFIVDSPAPVVSWESQLDICPTLASLQTSSPENLFVDQFSFS is encoded by the exons ATGGCTCAGTGGCAGGCCCTTCTGAAGCTGGACTCTGCACTCCAGAGCCGGGTCTGCCAGCTGTACGAGAGAAGATTTCCCAAAGAGATTCGCCACTATCTGAGCACCTGGATCGAGAACCAGGACTG GGATTCGGCAGCTGTGGACGAGCACAGAGCCAGAACCTGTTTCCAGGCTCTCCTGGTGTTTCTAGAAGAGCAGTGGTATCATTCTGTTCAGGAGAACAATATTCTGCAGGGGCCAGATTTTTCCAGGATGAAGGACTACCTGCTG GGGCATTTCCAGGGTGAGCCGCTGAAATTGGCCCTAATTCTGTCTGAATGCCTGAAGGAGGAAAAGCAAATTCTGGCGTCGGTCTCTCAGCCTCAG AGTTGCAATAATTCAAGCATGCAACAAAGCTGGAGAGAGTTGGACGACAAAGTCAATGAACTGAAGCGACAGACTTTG GAGACCAAGAAGGAAATCAAGACACTGGAGGGTCTGAATGAAAAACTGGACTATATTCTGATGGCCTGGCAAAATAAAG TGGAGGAGCACACTGATATGGCCCAGTCCCAACATATTGTTGATCAGGAATGTCAGAAACATGCAGTCTTCATAACACAAAGAAAGGAG ATTGTGCTGCATCAGTTGGTTAACATTTTAAAGCAGACAGAAAAGGTTGTGGCGACTCTCACTGATGTGGAGCTGCCAGAGTGGAAGCGCAGGCAGCAGTTGGCCTGCATTGGAAGTCAAGATGACACCAGTCTGGACCACCTGGACAAGTG GTTTTCGACTGTCGCCGAAGTGCTGCTAGGAGTCTGCGAACAGCTGAAGAAACTTCAAGACCAGAACAGCAAATACAGCAGCACTGACCCTGCCTTCTGCCTCCCTACTTCAATCCCAGAAATGGAGAAATTTGGGCTGTCCTTGTTAATAAAACTAGTCACAAA CGCTCTGGTGGTGGAGAAACAGCCCGTCATGCAGAAATTTCCACAGCGTCCTCTGATACTGAAGACCGGGGTGCAGTTCAGTATCACAGTGAG gtTCCTGGCAAACATCCCTGAATTCAAATGCAGGTTCAGAGTCAAACCTGTATTTGACAA GGATGTTGCAGAAGCCAAGACAGTGAAAGG GTTCCGTCTCTTTGATTTCAACAGAGACGACTGTAAGGTGTTGGACGAGGACACAGATGGAGGCTTGATGGCAGAATTTGGGCACATG tcgctcaaggaaagaaaatcaagAAGCAAAAGCTCATCTGCG AACCATCTGGTAGTCACTGAAGAGCTGCACATCATCAAGTTTGTGACAGAGTTTCAGTACGCAGGACAAACGTGCAACATCGAG GCCAGCTCCTTGCCCGTGGTCGTCATCTCCAGCACGAATCAAGTCCCCAATGCCTGGGCCTCCATCATGTGGTGGAACATGGTGTCCACCAGTGAACCTTGG GACCTGTCACTGTTCCTGaatcctcctcctctcacctgGAAGCAGCTGTCACAGGTGCTGAGCTGGCAGTTTTTGACCGTTGGCAAACGAGGGCTCGATGAAATACAGCTCTTCATGCTAAGAGACAAAATTATGG ttGGTGCTGCtgcagatgatgatgatccTGACGGCACGGTGTTCTGGAGCAGCTTCTCCAAG AACGAAAATGCCTGGATCTGGATCGATGGCATCCTCGATTTAATCAAGAAACACTTGGTGGATCTTTGGCGTGATGG ATCCATCATGGGGTTCGTGAGCAGGGAGAGGACACGCCTcctgctgcaggaaaaacaggCCGGTACTTTTCTGATCCGGTTCAGTGAGAGCAGCAGAGACGGCGCCGTCACCTTCAGCTGGGTCGACCACTCCAACGATG AGCCTCATGTGCATGCAGTACAGCCATACACCAAGAAAGAGCTGTCGGTGTTACCTCTGCCAGATATCATTTACCGCTACAGTCTGGCATCCCAGCGAAGCAGAAATCCCCTGGTCTATCTTTACCCCGACATCCCCAAAGACACCGCCTTCGGACGCTACAAATCCCCCG AAACATCAGAACCTTCAGGGGATGGATATCACCGCAGAATACCTTCTTTTATATCAAA cGATCCTACGCCACCTCCTTCTCCACCCAATGAGATCCACATGATGGAAATGGACAATGACCTGGAAAGAAGT GCCAGCTTGAGTGAACTCTTCTCTTTTATTGTCGACTCGCCTGCTCCAGTCGTGTCCTGGGAATCTCAGCTGGACATCTGCCCAACTTTAGCTTCGTTACAGACATCATCGCCTGAAAACCTCTTTGTCGATCAGTTTAGTTTCAGCTAA
- the LOC113007678 gene encoding signal transducer and activator of transcription 4 isoform X1, which translates to MSQWKQIQQLEIRLLEQVDYLYDDNFPMDIRQGLASWIESQDWDTAVNDESMAGVLFTNLLTQLERVRSQEQNFLQRHNMKIIQQQLQLKYATNPAVMARVISTCLREERRILSSACMQEQGPLEKSLQNSVAFERQKNMDNRVGIIRGSVQLMDQAVKYIEDMQDDFDFRYKTLQSRESTDRNSDVMKQEVTRLQEMLNRLDFKRKEILSKMDVVIKEIDDLMTSQLNPELQDWKRRQQIAAIGGPLLTGLEQLQSWFTLTAQSLFQIKRQLDKLGELVVKVTYESDPIPLQKPQMEERVKYLIYHLIKSSFVVEKQPCMPTHPQKPLIIKTGVQFTTKVRLLVKLPEVDYQLKVKTTFDKDLPPGRVSRQFFILTNNTKVMDIEDYSNGCLSVEFRHLQLKEKKYINGTKGNEGLLSVTEELHSLSFEACFTVQGLTIDLETCSLPLVVISNVSQLPGGWASVMWYNLLTDEPRNLAFFGNPPRASWSQLSEVLSWQFSTFAGRGLNKEQLTMLGEKLFGQHASCSDYQVSWSKFSKENIPGKPFSFWMWLDSILELIKKHLLPVWNENYIMGFVSKEMERALLKDKEPGTFLLRFSESHLGGITFTWVEHGDNGEVKFNSVEPYTKNRLSALPFADIIRDYKVISDGVVPENPLKFLYPDIPKDEAFGRLYNSQPSKVHPYIPSTLIPISEMRSNASTTPRSCQSPEPPMTPGEFDMLNEHLCFDIDTMSSPYSE; encoded by the exons GGACACCGCGGTGAACGACGAGTCGATGGCTGGCGTGCTCTTCACCAACCTGCTGACCCAGCTGGAGAGGGTGCGCTCGCAGGAGCAGAACTTTCTGCAACGacacaacatgaaaataatccagcagcagctgcaa CTGAAATACGCCACCAATCCTGCTGTAATGGCCAGAGTCATCTCCACCTGTCTCAGGGAAGAGCGCCGTATTCTCTCCAGTGCCTGCATGCAAGAACAG ggtCCTCTGGAGAAGTCTTTGCAGAACTCTGTGGCGTTTGAGAGGCAGAAGAACATGGACAACAGAGTTGGGATCATCAGGGGCAGCGTGCAG TTGATGGACCAGGCTGTGAAATACATCGAGGACATGCAAGATGACTTTGATTTCCGCTACAAGACCCTGCAGTCTCGAG AATCAACTGATAGAAACTCTGACgtgatgaaacaggaagtaacaagaCTACAGGAAATGCTAAACCGGCTTGACTTTAAAAGGAAG GAGATTTTATCAAAGATGGACGTTGTGATCAAAGAGATTGACGACCTGATGACCTCTCAGCTAAACCCTGAGCTGCAGGACTGGAAACGAAGGCAGCAGATTGCTGCCATCGGGGGTCCTCTGCTCACCGGGctggagcagctgcagagctG GTTCACCCTGACTGCCCAGAGCCTTTTCCAGATCAAGCGTCAGCTGGACAAACTGGGGGAGCTGGTGGTGAAGGTGACCTATGAGAGCGACCCAATACCCCTGCAAAAGCCTCAGATGGAAGAGAGAGTGAAATATCTCATCTACCATCTCATCAAGAG ttcatttgtGGTGGAGAAGCAGCCATGTATGCCCACACATCCACAGAAACCCCTCATCATTAAGACTGGAGTACAGTTCACCACCAAAGTCAG ACTCCTGGTTAAACTTCCAGAAGTGGATTATCAGctgaaagtgaaaacaacatttGACAA GGACCTCCCCCCGGGCAGAGT AAGTCGTCAGTTTTTCATCCTGACCAACAACACTAAAGTTATGGACATTGAGGACTACTCAAACGGCTGCCTCTCAGTGGAGTTCAGACATCTG cagctgaaagagaaGAAATATATCAACGGCACCAAAGGGAACGAG ggccTGCTCTCTGTGACAGAAGAACTTCACTCTCTCAGTTTTGAGGCCTGCTTCACGGTGCAGGGCCTCACCATCGACCTGGAG aCGTGTTCCCTGCCGCTCGTTGTGATTTCCAATGTGAGCCAGCTGCCTGGAGGCTGGGCCTCCGTCATGTGGTACAACCTCCTGACTGATGAGCCGAGG AACCTGGCTTTCTTTGGGAACCCTCCTCGGGCCAGCTGGAGCCAGCTCTCTGAGGTCCTCAGCTGGCAGTTCTCCACTTTTGCCGGGCGAGGCCTCAACAAAGAGCAGCTCACCATGCTGGGAGAAAAGCTCTTTG GTCAGCATGCCTCCTGCAGCGACTATCAAGTGTCCTGGTCCAAGTTTTCCAAG GAGAATATTCCAGGGAAGCCGTTCAGCTTCTGGATGTGGCTCGACTCGATCCTGGAGCTCATCAAGAAGCACCTGCTGCCGGTCTGGAATGAGAA CTACATCATGGGATTTGTGAGTAAAGAGATGGAGCGAGCCTTGTTGAAGGACAAAGAGCCAGGCACGTTCCTGTTACGCTTCAGCGAGAGCCACCTCGGCGGAATCACCTTCACCTGGGTGGAGCACGGCGATAACG GTGAGGTGAAGTTTAACTCTGTGGAGCCTTACACTAAAAACCGGCTCAGCGCGCTCCCGTTCGCCGACATCATTCGAGACTACAAAGTAATCTCAGACGGGGTTGTCCCCGAAAACCCACTCAAGTTCCTCTACCCCGACATCCCCAAAGACGAGGCCTTCGGGCGGCTTTACAACAGCCAGCCCAGCAAAG TGCATCCTTACATCCCATCAACCCTGATCCCCATCTCAGAAATGCG CTCCAACGCGAGCACCACCCCGCGGTCGTGTCAGTCTCCGGAGCCCCCGATGACACCTGGAGAGTTTGACATGCTCAATGAGCACCTGTGCTTCGACATCGACACC ATGAGCTCTCCGTATTCAGAGTAa
- the LOC113007678 gene encoding signal transducer and activator of transcription 4 isoform X2 — protein sequence MSQWKQIQQLEIRLLEQVDYLYDDNFPMDIRQGLASWIESQDWDTAVNDESMAGVLFTNLLTQLERVRSQEQNFLQRHNMKIIQQQLQLKYATNPAVMARVISTCLREERRILSSACMQEQGPLEKSLQNSVAFERQKNMDNRVGIIRGSVQLMDQAVKYIEDMQDDFDFRYKTLQSRESTDRNSDVMKQEVTRLQEMLNRLDFKRKEILSKMDVVIKEIDDLMTSQLNPELQDWKRRQQIAAIGGPLLTGLEQLQSWFTLTAQSLFQIKRQLDKLGELVVKVTYESDPIPLQKPQMEERVKYLIYHLIKSSFVVEKQPCMPTHPQKPLIIKTGVQFTTKVRLLVKLPEVDYQLKVKTTFDKDLPPGRVRQFFILTNNTKVMDIEDYSNGCLSVEFRHLQLKEKKYINGTKGNEGLLSVTEELHSLSFEACFTVQGLTIDLETCSLPLVVISNVSQLPGGWASVMWYNLLTDEPRNLAFFGNPPRASWSQLSEVLSWQFSTFAGRGLNKEQLTMLGEKLFGQHASCSDYQVSWSKFSKENIPGKPFSFWMWLDSILELIKKHLLPVWNENYIMGFVSKEMERALLKDKEPGTFLLRFSESHLGGITFTWVEHGDNGEVKFNSVEPYTKNRLSALPFADIIRDYKVISDGVVPENPLKFLYPDIPKDEAFGRLYNSQPSKVHPYIPSTLIPISEMRSNASTTPRSCQSPEPPMTPGEFDMLNEHLCFDIDTMSSPYSE from the exons GGACACCGCGGTGAACGACGAGTCGATGGCTGGCGTGCTCTTCACCAACCTGCTGACCCAGCTGGAGAGGGTGCGCTCGCAGGAGCAGAACTTTCTGCAACGacacaacatgaaaataatccagcagcagctgcaa CTGAAATACGCCACCAATCCTGCTGTAATGGCCAGAGTCATCTCCACCTGTCTCAGGGAAGAGCGCCGTATTCTCTCCAGTGCCTGCATGCAAGAACAG ggtCCTCTGGAGAAGTCTTTGCAGAACTCTGTGGCGTTTGAGAGGCAGAAGAACATGGACAACAGAGTTGGGATCATCAGGGGCAGCGTGCAG TTGATGGACCAGGCTGTGAAATACATCGAGGACATGCAAGATGACTTTGATTTCCGCTACAAGACCCTGCAGTCTCGAG AATCAACTGATAGAAACTCTGACgtgatgaaacaggaagtaacaagaCTACAGGAAATGCTAAACCGGCTTGACTTTAAAAGGAAG GAGATTTTATCAAAGATGGACGTTGTGATCAAAGAGATTGACGACCTGATGACCTCTCAGCTAAACCCTGAGCTGCAGGACTGGAAACGAAGGCAGCAGATTGCTGCCATCGGGGGTCCTCTGCTCACCGGGctggagcagctgcagagctG GTTCACCCTGACTGCCCAGAGCCTTTTCCAGATCAAGCGTCAGCTGGACAAACTGGGGGAGCTGGTGGTGAAGGTGACCTATGAGAGCGACCCAATACCCCTGCAAAAGCCTCAGATGGAAGAGAGAGTGAAATATCTCATCTACCATCTCATCAAGAG ttcatttgtGGTGGAGAAGCAGCCATGTATGCCCACACATCCACAGAAACCCCTCATCATTAAGACTGGAGTACAGTTCACCACCAAAGTCAG ACTCCTGGTTAAACTTCCAGAAGTGGATTATCAGctgaaagtgaaaacaacatttGACAA GGACCTCCCCCCGGGCAGAGT TCGTCAGTTTTTCATCCTGACCAACAACACTAAAGTTATGGACATTGAGGACTACTCAAACGGCTGCCTCTCAGTGGAGTTCAGACATCTG cagctgaaagagaaGAAATATATCAACGGCACCAAAGGGAACGAG ggccTGCTCTCTGTGACAGAAGAACTTCACTCTCTCAGTTTTGAGGCCTGCTTCACGGTGCAGGGCCTCACCATCGACCTGGAG aCGTGTTCCCTGCCGCTCGTTGTGATTTCCAATGTGAGCCAGCTGCCTGGAGGCTGGGCCTCCGTCATGTGGTACAACCTCCTGACTGATGAGCCGAGG AACCTGGCTTTCTTTGGGAACCCTCCTCGGGCCAGCTGGAGCCAGCTCTCTGAGGTCCTCAGCTGGCAGTTCTCCACTTTTGCCGGGCGAGGCCTCAACAAAGAGCAGCTCACCATGCTGGGAGAAAAGCTCTTTG GTCAGCATGCCTCCTGCAGCGACTATCAAGTGTCCTGGTCCAAGTTTTCCAAG GAGAATATTCCAGGGAAGCCGTTCAGCTTCTGGATGTGGCTCGACTCGATCCTGGAGCTCATCAAGAAGCACCTGCTGCCGGTCTGGAATGAGAA CTACATCATGGGATTTGTGAGTAAAGAGATGGAGCGAGCCTTGTTGAAGGACAAAGAGCCAGGCACGTTCCTGTTACGCTTCAGCGAGAGCCACCTCGGCGGAATCACCTTCACCTGGGTGGAGCACGGCGATAACG GTGAGGTGAAGTTTAACTCTGTGGAGCCTTACACTAAAAACCGGCTCAGCGCGCTCCCGTTCGCCGACATCATTCGAGACTACAAAGTAATCTCAGACGGGGTTGTCCCCGAAAACCCACTCAAGTTCCTCTACCCCGACATCCCCAAAGACGAGGCCTTCGGGCGGCTTTACAACAGCCAGCCCAGCAAAG TGCATCCTTACATCCCATCAACCCTGATCCCCATCTCAGAAATGCG CTCCAACGCGAGCACCACCCCGCGGTCGTGTCAGTCTCCGGAGCCCCCGATGACACCTGGAGAGTTTGACATGCTCAATGAGCACCTGTGCTTCGACATCGACACC ATGAGCTCTCCGTATTCAGAGTAa